One Actinosynnema pretiosum DNA segment encodes these proteins:
- a CDS encoding protein phosphatase 2C domain-containing protein, which translates to MFTTALRAPKLGSAEAECEDAHLVLPAEAPDTWRTEPVLVAVADGASESLLSGPWAALLTTEVLARVAADPSALDAPEAFADALAGAGLAWRPWLADYVARREAAGRPIAWYEQPGLDRGPHATALAARFATGPDGRTAWAAAALGDSCLFHTRGAELLHAFPLADAGAFDSSPGLVNALTTDTALLARHTRTASGAAEQGDQFFLCTDALAAWFLREAERGGAPWDLLADHTRAGHPERFAAWLDAARSAGEVRNDDVTLVHVDLG; encoded by the coding sequence ATGTTCACCACCGCCCTGCGCGCGCCCAAGCTGGGCAGCGCCGAAGCCGAGTGCGAGGACGCGCACCTGGTGCTCCCGGCCGAGGCCCCCGACACCTGGCGCACCGAGCCGGTGCTGGTCGCCGTCGCCGACGGCGCGTCCGAGAGCCTGCTGTCCGGGCCGTGGGCCGCGCTGCTCACCACCGAGGTCCTGGCCCGCGTCGCAGCCGACCCGAGCGCGCTCGACGCGCCCGAGGCGTTCGCGGACGCCCTCGCGGGCGCGGGCCTGGCCTGGCGGCCCTGGCTCGCCGACTACGTGGCCCGCCGGGAGGCCGCCGGTCGCCCCATCGCCTGGTACGAGCAGCCGGGCCTGGACCGGGGCCCGCACGCCACCGCGCTCGCCGCCCGCTTCGCCACCGGGCCGGACGGCCGCACCGCGTGGGCCGCCGCCGCGCTCGGCGACAGCTGCCTGTTCCACACCAGGGGCGCGGAGCTGCTGCACGCGTTCCCGCTCGCCGACGCGGGCGCGTTCGACAGCTCGCCCGGACTGGTCAACGCCCTCACCACCGACACCGCCCTGCTGGCCAGGCACACCCGCACCGCCTCGGGCGCGGCCGAGCAGGGCGACCAGTTCTTCCTGTGCACCGACGCGCTCGCCGCCTGGTTCCTGCGCGAGGCCGAGCGCGGCGGCGCGCCGTGGGACCTGCTGGCCGACCACACCCGCGCGGGCCACCCCGAGCGGTTCGCGGCCTGGCTGGACGCGGCGCGTTCGGCCGGGGAGGTGCGCAATGACGACGTCACGCTCGTCCACGTCGACCTCGGGTGA